A region of Aneurinibacillus sp. REN35 DNA encodes the following proteins:
- the bshC gene encoding bacillithiol biosynthesis cysteine-adding enzyme BshC, whose protein sequence is MQLEQLQLPFDQTIVRDYIHNYEKVSAFYPYAPYKQESFEKRLSWLSAHPISHRDKLADGLHAFNKEVGNHTCALDNIEKLRQPDTYVVVSGQQAGVLTGPLYTIHKAITTLRLAAEQEEKLGKAVIPVFWIAGEDHDYEEVNHTYVQTRDAEVRKVKLGQESVNRTSISHLQITPTAMLELIDAYFLEQIETEFSGAIKEKLYRFTEQAKTLTDFFARTMAWLFGEHGLVLIDAALPFVRKLEAPVFTSIIEKNEQLSQAVAMQGEKLASLGYHRQVETDIQNAQFFLYRNGERTGVTRLLDGRFETKDGSETYTTEELLRLIEDDPEQFSANVVTRPLMQEHLLPTLAFVGGPGEVAYWGMYAEAFRCMEYEMPPILPRLSFSLLEGAVQKNMRKHELSAADVLLRLAEKREQFLHAQDTHNFEGKFEAVRKQMEKLYEPLIQEAGEVERGLQKLGDKNLEKILEQVTYYEQKTQAAFVKQHEASLRQFDRIAISLFPLDKPQERVYNIFGYLNKYGMDWFREFVSYPYDIVPEHYAVSID, encoded by the coding sequence GTGCAGCTAGAACAGCTACAATTGCCGTTCGACCAAACGATTGTACGTGATTACATACATAACTACGAGAAGGTGAGCGCGTTCTATCCGTATGCGCCATATAAGCAGGAAAGCTTTGAGAAACGACTTAGCTGGCTTTCAGCTCATCCGATTTCACATCGAGACAAGCTTGCGGACGGGTTGCATGCATTTAACAAAGAGGTAGGCAATCATACTTGTGCGCTGGATAATATCGAAAAGCTGCGTCAGCCCGATACGTATGTCGTCGTATCCGGACAGCAGGCCGGTGTGCTGACAGGCCCGTTGTATACGATTCATAAGGCCATTACCACGCTTCGTCTAGCCGCTGAACAGGAAGAAAAGCTGGGTAAAGCAGTGATCCCAGTTTTCTGGATTGCAGGAGAAGACCACGATTATGAAGAAGTGAATCATACGTATGTCCAGACACGAGACGCTGAAGTAAGAAAAGTAAAACTTGGGCAGGAGTCGGTAAATCGGACATCGATTTCACATCTTCAAATTACTCCTACAGCAATGCTTGAGCTGATTGATGCATATTTTTTAGAGCAAATTGAGACTGAATTTTCCGGGGCGATTAAAGAAAAGCTATATCGGTTCACAGAACAGGCGAAGACACTAACCGATTTTTTTGCCCGAACTATGGCCTGGCTGTTCGGTGAACACGGACTTGTTTTGATTGATGCGGCTCTGCCGTTCGTGCGTAAGCTAGAGGCGCCTGTATTTACATCTATAATTGAGAAGAACGAGCAATTAAGTCAGGCAGTTGCTATGCAGGGAGAAAAACTGGCATCCCTTGGCTATCACCGACAGGTGGAGACAGATATACAGAACGCGCAATTCTTTTTGTATCGCAACGGGGAGCGAACGGGTGTCACTCGGCTTTTAGACGGAAGGTTTGAAACGAAGGACGGAAGCGAAACCTATACGACGGAAGAACTGCTGCGTCTAATAGAAGACGACCCTGAACAATTCAGCGCCAATGTGGTGACACGACCGCTCATGCAGGAACATCTTCTACCTACCCTCGCTTTTGTTGGCGGGCCTGGGGAAGTTGCGTACTGGGGCATGTATGCGGAAGCGTTCCGGTGCATGGAATATGAGATGCCGCCGATCCTGCCTCGGCTATCGTTTAGTCTGTTGGAAGGTGCCGTGCAGAAAAATATGCGAAAGCATGAGTTAAGTGCAGCCGATGTATTGCTGCGTCTTGCAGAGAAGCGGGAGCAGTTCTTACATGCTCAGGATACACATAATTTTGAAGGCAAATTTGAGGCTGTCCGAAAACAGATGGAGAAGCTGTATGAACCGCTCATTCAAGAAGCTGGTGAAGTCGAACGCGGCCTGCAGAAATTAGGCGACAAAAACCTGGAGAAAATTCTTGAACAAGTCACGTATTATGAGCAAAAAACGCAGGCTGCATTCGTCAAACAGCACGAGGCGTCGCTTAGACAGTTCGATCGGATTGCAATATCGCTCTTTCCATTGGACAAACCGCAGGAACGAGTTTACAATATATTTGGCTATCTTAACAAATACGGCATGGATTGGTTCAGGGAATTCGTATCATATCCGTATGATATTGTGCCTGAGCACTATGCGGTATCCATCGATTAA
- a CDS encoding hydroxymethylglutaryl-CoA lyase: protein MADQVTLFEVGPRDGLQNEKDIIDTSVKIELIERLVSSGLRKIEATSFVNPKWIPQLADAADVLNRIQREPGVVYSALVPNIRGLERAKKAEIQEIAVFMSSSEAHNKSNINKTIAETYPVLREVVEAGMAAGMRVRGYVSTAFGCPYEGDVSLASVARVTEGLLHMGVYEVSIGDTIGVGTPGQVKERFVSLIEQFGAERLAGHFHDTRGTGLANVYAAFEAGIRTFDSSIGGLGGCPYAPGASGNISTEDVVYMLHGMGVETGVNLEKLVETGAFIERVLQRTLPSRVLAAMKNTGKEGECGNEQYTAGQ from the coding sequence ATGGCCGATCAGGTTACCCTTTTTGAAGTTGGTCCGCGTGATGGACTCCAAAATGAAAAAGATATCATTGATACTTCCGTTAAAATCGAACTGATTGAGCGATTAGTCAGTTCGGGACTTCGCAAAATTGAAGCAACTTCTTTTGTGAACCCGAAGTGGATTCCGCAGCTTGCCGATGCGGCTGACGTATTGAATCGCATTCAGAGAGAACCTGGCGTAGTATACAGTGCGCTCGTGCCAAATATAAGAGGATTGGAACGGGCAAAAAAAGCAGAAATTCAAGAGATTGCAGTATTCATGTCTTCAAGCGAAGCGCACAATAAAAGCAACATCAACAAAACGATTGCGGAGACGTATCCCGTACTTCGCGAAGTTGTCGAAGCGGGTATGGCAGCGGGCATGCGGGTGCGCGGCTATGTTTCTACGGCATTCGGTTGCCCATATGAAGGTGATGTGTCCCTTGCATCGGTAGCTCGTGTTACGGAAGGGCTGCTGCATATGGGTGTGTATGAAGTTTCCATCGGTGATACCATCGGAGTAGGAACCCCAGGACAGGTGAAAGAGCGGTTTGTTTCTCTGATTGAGCAATTTGGAGCGGAACGTTTGGCCGGTCATTTTCATGACACGCGTGGTACCGGGCTTGCCAACGTATATGCAGCGTTTGAAGCGGGCATTCGAACGTTCGATAGCTCCATTGGCGGCTTGGGCGGATGTCCGTATGCTCCTGGAGCCTCCGGAAATATATCTACTGAAGATGTAGTATACATGCTGCACGGTATGGGAGTTGAGACCGGCGTTAACTTAGAGAAGCTGGTTGAGACCGGTGCTTTTATTGAACGAGTATTACAGCGCACGCTGCCTTCGCGGGTGCTTGCAGCGATGAAAAATACAGGCAAGGAAGGGGAATGCGGTAATGAGCAATACACAGCAGGCCAATAA
- a CDS encoding acyl-CoA carboxylase subunit beta — MSNTQQANKTLEETLHERIEQIHRGGADKYHAKNKEQNKLFVRDRLQLLFDDEFQLEDGLFANFMAGDLPADGVVTAIGKVNGQTVCVMANDSTVKAGSWGARTVEKIIRIQETAEKLRVPMIYLVDSAGARITDQIEMFPGRRGAGRIFYNQVKMSGMVPQVCVLFGPSAAGGAYIPAFCDIVIMVEGNASMYLGSPRMAEMVIGEKVTLEEMGGARMHCSVSGCGDVLAASEQEAIASARQYLSYFPANFSEKPPVREAKAPKAEVRSVEEIVPTNQNAPFNMHELIDSIVDEGSFFEMKKLFAAELVTGFARMDGKPVGIIANQPRVKGGVLFVDSADKSARFITLCDAYGIPVLFLADVPGFMIGTKVERAGIIRHGAKMISAMSEATVPKISVIVRKAYGAGLYAMAGPAFEPDCCLALPTAQIAVMGPEAAVNAVYSNKINAIEDPKERQEFIMEKRKEYQEDIDIYRLASELIIDGIVEGNNLRQELIGRLKAYESKHLTFSHRKHPVYPV; from the coding sequence ATGAGCAATACACAGCAGGCCAATAAAACACTTGAAGAGACGCTTCACGAACGGATTGAGCAGATTCACCGCGGCGGCGCGGATAAATATCATGCAAAGAATAAAGAACAAAACAAGCTGTTCGTGCGTGATCGACTTCAACTGCTGTTCGATGACGAATTCCAGCTTGAAGATGGATTGTTTGCTAATTTTATGGCAGGTGATCTGCCTGCAGATGGGGTCGTAACTGCCATCGGTAAAGTAAACGGCCAGACTGTATGCGTAATGGCCAATGATTCAACCGTAAAGGCGGGTTCTTGGGGAGCGCGTACTGTAGAGAAAATTATTCGGATTCAAGAAACGGCTGAAAAGCTGCGCGTACCGATGATTTATCTGGTAGATTCCGCAGGTGCGCGCATCACAGATCAAATAGAGATGTTTCCGGGCCGACGTGGTGCGGGACGTATTTTCTACAATCAAGTGAAAATGTCGGGTATGGTACCGCAGGTATGCGTGTTGTTCGGCCCATCCGCAGCCGGTGGGGCGTATATTCCGGCGTTTTGCGACATCGTCATTATGGTAGAGGGCAATGCGAGCATGTATCTGGGTTCTCCGCGCATGGCCGAGATGGTTATTGGGGAGAAGGTAACGCTTGAAGAAATGGGCGGCGCCCGCATGCACTGCTCTGTAAGCGGCTGCGGTGATGTGCTGGCTGCCTCAGAACAGGAAGCGATTGCATCAGCACGTCAGTATCTCTCGTATTTCCCAGCCAATTTCAGTGAGAAACCCCCGGTGCGTGAAGCAAAAGCACCAAAGGCAGAAGTGCGCAGCGTAGAAGAAATTGTTCCTACGAATCAGAATGCGCCATTTAATATGCATGAGCTTATTGATTCGATTGTAGATGAAGGCTCGTTTTTTGAGATGAAGAAACTGTTTGCAGCCGAGCTTGTAACCGGATTTGCCCGCATGGATGGGAAGCCGGTAGGGATTATCGCAAACCAACCGCGTGTTAAAGGCGGAGTGCTTTTCGTAGATTCGGCTGACAAATCGGCTCGCTTTATCACATTATGTGATGCCTACGGGATTCCTGTACTGTTCCTTGCCGATGTCCCAGGTTTTATGATTGGAACAAAAGTAGAGCGAGCTGGCATTATTCGACATGGCGCTAAAATGATCTCGGCAATGTCTGAAGCGACAGTACCTAAGATCTCCGTGATTGTACGTAAAGCATATGGTGCGGGTCTTTATGCAATGGCAGGCCCTGCGTTTGAGCCGGATTGCTGCTTGGCACTGCCTACCGCACAGATCGCTGTAATGGGACCGGAAGCAGCAGTTAATGCTGTATACAGCAACAAAATCAATGCGATTGAAGATCCAAAAGAACGTCAGGAATTCATTATGGAGAAGCGTAAAGAATATCAGGAGGACATTGATATCTATCGTCTGGCTTCTGAGCTTATTATTGATGGCATTGTAGAAGGGAATAATCTGCGTCAGGAGTTGATTGGCCGTCTGAAGGCATATGAGAGCAAACATCTGACCTTCTCGCATCGCAAGCATCCTGTCTATCCTGTATAG
- a CDS encoding TetR/AcrR family transcriptional regulator, producing MSHSFQQRILAAAHKIFTDKGYRQADMRSIAKEAGIAVGTIYNYYPNKAVLYQAILTGQWDELEQQIFQVTQDVKQSMVEKLCFITDHLLVFVAHHSSFWLEIVEDPQRDVEMRDEGQRAQMRAHEQLKKHLRNVFSECTADTARVERHVLTYMASVTHIGIFFPDQPEENRQYVTELVEHMVISSPVRKT from the coding sequence ATGAGTCATTCCTTTCAGCAGCGCATTCTGGCAGCTGCGCACAAAATTTTTACGGATAAAGGATACCGCCAGGCGGATATGCGCTCCATTGCTAAGGAGGCCGGTATTGCCGTAGGTACGATTTATAATTATTATCCAAATAAGGCTGTGCTGTATCAGGCAATTCTAACCGGACAATGGGATGAACTAGAACAGCAGATCTTTCAAGTGACACAGGATGTGAAGCAGTCGATGGTTGAGAAGTTGTGTTTCATTACTGACCATCTTCTTGTCTTTGTAGCACATCATTCAAGCTTTTGGCTTGAGATTGTTGAAGATCCACAGCGGGATGTAGAAATGCGTGATGAAGGTCAGCGAGCACAGATGCGGGCGCATGAGCAGTTGAAGAAGCATCTGCGCAACGTATTCTCCGAATGTACAGCAGATACTGCTCGAGTTGAGCGTCATGTTCTTACGTATATGGCATCAGTGACGCATATCGGCATTTTCTTTCCGGATCAGCCGGAAGAGAACCGACAGTATGTGACGGAGCTGGTGGAGCATATGGTTATTTCATCGCCAGTCCGTAAAACATAG
- a CDS encoding adenosylhomocysteinase: MNTTEKSIVRDMSLAPNGHLKIDWVKEHMPVLNRIREQFEKEQPFKGLKVAISLHLEAKTAYLAKVVKAGGADVTITGSNPLSTQDDVAAALVEDGITVFAKYNPDPVEYKEHMIKTLETKPDLIIDDGGDLVTILHSERPDLLSQVRGGCEETTTGVIRNRALEKSGELKFPMIAVNDAYCKYLFDNRYGTGQSVWDGINRTTNLVVAGKTVVVVGYGWCGRGVALRAKGLGAKVIVTEIDGIKAIEAYMDGFEVMPMAEAAKHGDYFVTVTGNRDVIRGEHMDLMKDGAILSNAGHFDIEINKPELEELSTSKRVVRKDIEEYVLKNGRKIYLLAEGRLVNLAAGDGHPAEIMDMTFALQAISLAYVNEKYNEIGPRVLNVPYELDERVARLKLEALGLGLDVLTEEQKSYLESWKEE, encoded by the coding sequence TTGAATACAACGGAAAAAAGCATCGTGCGTGACATGAGTCTTGCGCCGAATGGACATCTCAAAATTGACTGGGTTAAAGAACATATGCCGGTGTTAAACCGCATTCGTGAACAATTTGAAAAGGAGCAGCCGTTTAAAGGCTTAAAAGTCGCTATTTCTCTTCACTTAGAAGCAAAAACAGCGTATCTTGCAAAGGTTGTAAAAGCTGGCGGCGCTGATGTAACCATTACAGGAAGCAACCCGCTTTCAACACAAGATGATGTAGCAGCGGCTCTTGTAGAAGACGGCATCACTGTATTTGCTAAGTACAATCCGGATCCGGTAGAGTACAAAGAGCATATGATCAAAACGCTTGAAACAAAACCAGACCTTATCATTGATGACGGTGGGGATCTTGTTACGATTCTACATTCAGAGCGCCCGGACCTGCTTTCTCAAGTGCGTGGCGGATGTGAAGAGACGACAACAGGAGTAATCCGCAACCGTGCGCTGGAGAAATCCGGCGAGCTGAAGTTCCCAATGATTGCTGTAAACGATGCATACTGCAAATATTTGTTTGACAATCGGTATGGTACCGGCCAATCCGTATGGGATGGCATTAACCGTACAACCAACCTTGTTGTAGCTGGTAAAACAGTTGTTGTTGTCGGCTATGGATGGTGCGGACGTGGTGTTGCGCTTCGTGCGAAGGGCTTGGGTGCTAAAGTAATTGTAACAGAAATCGATGGCATTAAAGCAATTGAAGCCTATATGGATGGATTTGAAGTTATGCCGATGGCTGAAGCGGCTAAGCATGGAGATTATTTCGTAACGGTAACAGGTAATCGCGATGTGATTCGCGGTGAACATATGGATTTGATGAAAGACGGCGCCATCCTCTCCAATGCTGGACACTTCGATATTGAAATCAACAAGCCAGAACTTGAGGAATTATCTACTTCGAAGCGAGTTGTGCGTAAAGACATCGAAGAGTATGTGCTTAAAAACGGCCGCAAGATTTATTTGCTGGCAGAAGGGCGTCTCGTTAATCTGGCTGCAGGTGATGGTCACCCGGCAGAAATTATGGATATGACATTTGCGTTGCAAGCCATCTCGCTCGCATATGTTAATGAAAAATATAACGAAATCGGACCGCGCGTTCTCAACGTACCGTATGAGCTTGATGAGCGTGTAGCACGTCTAAAACTTGAAGCTCTGGGTCTTGGACTGGACGTTTTGACCGAGGAACAGAAGTCTTACTTAGAGAGCTGGAAAGAAGAATAG
- a CDS encoding acetyl-CoA carboxylase biotin carboxyl carrier protein subunit, translated as MKQIVANMAGTVINVLVGQGEEVQAGADVVMLESMKMEVPVTAEAAGKVAAVKVNVGDFVNEGDVLIELEG; from the coding sequence ATGAAACAGATCGTAGCGAATATGGCAGGTACAGTAATCAACGTATTAGTGGGTCAAGGCGAAGAGGTACAGGCAGGTGCCGATGTAGTAATGTTAGAATCCATGAAGATGGAAGTGCCGGTTACAGCCGAAGCAGCAGGTAAAGTAGCGGCAGTAAAAGTAAATGTCGGCGATTTTGTGAATGAAGGAGACGTATTAATCGAGCTTGAAGGGTAA